Part of the Deltaproteobacteria bacterium genome is shown below.
GGGCATCGCGCGCCGCCTGGAGCCAGGCTCGGAAAGACACGGCCAGGGTCTCCACTTGTGCCTGGGTCAGATATTTTACCGTCCGTGGAACCTGAAACATGCGCGATGATTTGGGGCCGGAGCGTCTTTGAGGCGCTTGGCTAGGCAGGCCGCGGCGATGCAACTCGGACTGGACGCGTTGCGACAGCCCCAAAAGTATATCCGGATCGAGTTGGTCGATTTTATCCAATACGGATGAGGGTAATCCGTCCATGAGTGTTTCTTTCTCCATGCGCTGCCTTGTGCATGGTTTTTTGCGTCGAGGTCAAGAAAATTACGTTTTCGGGGCTGGACGTGATTGGTTTTCATGACGGCTGGATGCCGGTGGCGCGGCCCTCTTGCCTTTCCCCTGCCCTGGCCCTAAGGACGGGCAAACCGGGCTCGCGGCCGGTTATTTTTTCGTTCGCGACCATGGAGCGCACATGCACGAGTTGATCGACTGGCTGCTGGCAACCGTTGGCGGCATGGGATATGGGGGGATTTTTCTGCTCATGGCCATGGAAAGTTCCATTTTGCCGGTGCCCAGCGAACTGGTCATGCCGCCGGCCGGGTATCTGGCCCATCGAGGCGAGATGAACGCCTGGGTGGCCATTGCCTGCGGCACGTTGGGGAGTTTGGTCGGGGCCTACGCCAATTATTTCGCGGCGCGCTACCTGGGGCGTCCCCTGGTGCTCAAGTACGGGCGTTTCGTGGGTATCAGCGAGGAAAAATTCAGCCGCGTGGAGCGTTTTTTCCTTCGTCATGGCGAGATTTCGACATTCATCGGCCGCCTGCTGCCCGTCATCCGCCATCTCATTTCCCTGCCGGCGGGCATGGCCGGGATGGGGCATCTGCGTTTTTCCCTCTATACCCTGCTCGGGGCGGGAATCTGGTGCACGGTGCTCACGGGCATCGGGTACGCCATCGGAGAAAATCAGGCGTTGATCCTGCGCTATTCCCACGTGGCCCTGACCCTGACCATCATCGGCTGCGGTCTGATCCTGGCCGTCTACATCCTTGTCCAGCGCCGCAAGCGTCAATCCGCGGCCTGATTGGAGTCCGTCATGCTTAATCTGTTCATCAGCCTGGCCATCAAGCTTTTCTTTTTGCTGACGCCCTTTTTCGTGTTGAGCGTGTTTCTGTCCATGACCGAGCACATGGACAAGGCCGATCAGCGCCGGGTGGCCATCCGGACCACCGCGTCCGTCGGTATTATCAGTCTGATTCTTTATTTCGCGGGTAATCCGATTTTTTCCACCCTGGGCATCACCCTGGATGGATTCCGCATCGGCGCGGGAAGTCTTCTTTTTTTGTCCGGGGTGTCCCTGGTCTCGGGCAAGCGTTCCAGCCAGGAAGTGGCCCCGGACATGGATTTCGCCGTGGTTCCCCTGGCCATTCCCATCACGGTCGGACCGGCCACCATCGGTACCTTGCTCATCCTTGGCGCGGAACTGGGCGGACCCAAGGAACGGCTGATCGGCGCGGCCGCCCTGCTTTGCGCCTGTCTGTGCGTCGGTGTCATCCTGCGCTCGGCCCGGGTGCTGAAGAAACTGCTCGGGTCCGTGGGACTGTCCATCATGACCAAGATCACCGGCCTGGTCCTCTCGGCCCTGGCCGCCCAGATCGTGTTTACCGGCATCAAGAATTTTCTCGGATAAATCCGCCGGGTTGTCCCGGCCTGTCCCAAAGCGTTTCGAGGACACCAGCCAGGCGCCATGTGGCGTCCTGGCGGTGTGTCGCGCCATTCCCGCCAGACAGGAAAACCTCCTTGCCTTCCGTCCCGACTCCGGCTAAGAAAAACCAAATCCTATAAGAATATCAAATAATTGGATTATCGTGGCGGACAATGTTCAACCTGCGCACCTACCGCCCCTTGCTCAGTTCCTCCATCATCGGCCGCATCGCCGTGCTGCTGGTGTTTCTGATTGTTTTTGCCGGCGCCATTTGCGTCGTGTACACGCACCACATCAGGAAGACCCTGCGCGAAACCCAGGACGCGGCCAGGGGCATGATGCTCGAAGACCGCCAGCGCACCCTGATCGCGGCGGTGCAGTCCATGAGCGGAGCCTTGGGCCAAATGCTCGCGGCCCAGCCTCCGGGACAGGATCCTCGGGAGCTGTTGCGGCGCGTCCTGGACACGGCCCGCTACGAGGACAACGGCTATTTTTTTGCCTACGACACACGGGGCGTGAACGTCGTCCATCCGTTTTTTCATGAATTCCAGGGCCAGGCCCGTCTGGATATCCAGGACGACGCCGGCCGCAAGTACATCCGCGAACTGACCGAAAAGGCCATGGCCGGGGGCGGCTTCGTCGAATACGATTTTTACAAGCCCGGCGAGAGCGAGCGCCGGACCAAGCTGGTTTACGCCCATCCCATTCCAGGGAGCGACATCTGGCTGGCCTCGGGGCTGTACATCGACGATATCGAGCGCGAGCAGCACCAATTCGCGGGGATTTTCGCCCGCATCCATCGTCAGGCCATCCTGACCGTGGGCTGGGGTGTGCTCATGGTCCTGGTGCTCGTGGTCCTGCCGGTCAGCCTGTTCATGGCGCGGTCCATCATCAAGCCCTGGCGCCAGCTGGAGCGCGAATTGATCCAGGCCCAGAAGATGGAGGCCATCGGTATTTTCGCCGGCGGCATCGCCCACGATTTCAGCAACGTGCTTGGCGCCATTTCGTCCTGCGCCGAGCTGGCCATGCTCGATCTGCCGGCCTCCCACGCGCTGCACGAGGATTTGCGCCAGATTTCCAGGGCCGCCAACCGTGGCAAGAATCTGGTCCGGCGGATCAAGAAGTTCAGCAGCACGGGCGACGCCCCGCGCCGAACCGTGAATCTGGCCAGCATTGTCGAGGAATGCATGGACTTCGTGCAGACCGTCATTCCGGCCAATGTCGAGGTCCGCCGCCAGATTCGGGGCGGAAAGATCTGGGTCACGGCCGATCCGGACCAGCTGCTGCAGGTTGTCATGAATCTGTGCACCAATGCCGAGCAGGCCATGCGCGGCCGCAAGGGAGTGCTCACGGTGTGTCTGGACATCATCGACCTCGACGCCATCGAGGCCCAGACCATGGGGTTGCGGGCCGGCCTGCATGCCCGGCTGTCGATCCAGGACAACGGCGTGGGCATGAATCCGGCCGTGCAAAAACGAATTTTCGAACCTTTTTTCACCTCGCGGCAGTCCTCCGGGGGCACGGGTCTGGGCCTGTCCATGACGCAAAGCATCGTGACCATGCACGGCGGGGGCATCACCGTGGCCAGTCGGCCAGATCAGGGGACCACGTTTCACGTTCTTCTGCCCTGCGCCCGGCGGACCGAGGATGAATTGACCGAAGACCGGCATCGGGAGTTGCCGGGAGGAAGCGAAAGCCTGCTGGTGGTGGATGACGACGCCGATCTGCGCCTGTCCCTGGCCAAGCTCTTTACCCGCCTGGGATACACGGTCAGCGCCAAGGCCGACGGGGCCGAGGCCCTGGATCTTTTTTTGAACGACCCCGACCGGTTCGACCTGGTGTTCACCGATCAGGTCATGCCGCGCATGTCCGGTGTCGAGCTTATCGCCGAAATCCGGAAAGCGCGGCCCCGGCTACCGATTATTTTATGTAGTGGCTTCGAGGAGGAGGACTTGACCCACCGCCTGCCCCAGAATCTGGACGACGCGGGCGTGGCGGTATTTTTTCGGAAACCTTTCGACTCGGCGGACGTGTGTCAGGGCGTGCGCGATCTGCTCGACAAACGCCGAGGGGGCGATTTTTGCCCGTCGGGAGACCCATGCCCACGATTCTGATCATCGACGACGACGAATCCATGTGTCACGTCCTGACCCGGACGGTGAAACGCATGGGGTGCGAGGCGGTCGCTGTCGGCACCCTGGCCGCCGGCCGCTCCCAGGCCAGGGCCCGGTCCTTTGACGTCGTTTTTCTCGATGTCCGCCTGCCCGATGGCAATGGGCTGACCATGCTTCGGGAGCTCTTGGTCCAGCCTTCCCGGCCGGAAATCATCATCATAACCGGGCAGGGCGATCCAGCCGGGGCCGAGCTGGCCATTTCCAACGGCGCTTGGGACTACATCGAGAAAACATACAGTATCCAGCGCATATCCCTGACCCTGAAGCGCGCTCTGGAATATCGCGAGGCCAGGGTCGAGGTGCGCCGGGTCCGGGGCGACCAGTTGAGCCGGGAGCGGATCATCGGGGCCAGCCCCAGCCTGCTTCGAGCCCTGGACCAGGCCGCATTGGCCGCCCAGGGCGAGGCCGGCGTGCTGCTGACCGGCGAAACGGGGACTGGCAAGGAGCTTTTCGCCAGGGCCATTCATCAAAACAGTCCGCGCGCCAGCGGCCCCTTTGTCGTCGTGGACTGCGCCGCCCTGCCCGAGAGCATTGCCCAGTCCATCCTTTTTGGCCACAAGAAAGGCGCCTTTACCGGGGCGGAAAAGGATCAATCCGGGCTGATTCCCCAGGCCGACAAGGGCACCCTTTTTCTGGACGAGGTTGGCGAATTGCCCCTGGCCGTGCAGAAAAATTTTCTGCGCGCCATCCAGGAACGGACCGTGCGTTCCCTGGGCGACCGGGACGAAAAAAAGAGTGATTTTCGTCTCGTGGCCGCCACCAACCGCGATTTGGAAGGCATGGTCGAGGCCGGCACCTTCCGGGACGACCTGCTCTATCGATTGCGCGGCATCCATATCCATCTGCCGCCCTTGCGCGAACGGGCGGGCGACATCCGTCTGTTGGCCGCCCATTTTCTCGAATCGCGCGCCGACGGCCTGCCCAAGACGCCCAGCCCGGACTTTTTGGAGACCCTGGACGCCTACGACTGGCCCGGCAACGTTCGGGAATTGATCCACGCCCTGGATCATGTCCGGGCCGTGGCCTGTCTTGATCCTTCGTTTTATCCCCAACATCTGCCCGCGCCGCTTCGGGCCAAGGTCGCCCGGCGACGCATGGCCGCCAGCCAGGCCGTGGATCGGCTTCCAGAGCCCGTGTCCGCCACGGGTGACATCCCCCGGCTGCAATCCTACCGCGAGGAAATCTGGGCCAGGGCCGAGAGCGAGTATCTGCGCGGCCTGCTGGATTCCACCGGTGGCAATGTCAAGGCCGCCATCCATTTGTCCGGCCTGTCCCAATCCCGCCTTTACGCCCTGCTCAAGAAGCACGGCCTGATTCCCCGCCCCAACGAGAAATAAAAACACGCTTCGTCCCGACGCGGATTCCATTTCCTGCCCGACAGGAAAACAGCCTTCCCGTGGCGCGGGAAGGCTGCTGTTGTATTCCTGGATGGATTTATACAACAGTCCGAATTAAAAAAATTATCTTGTTCAAGATGGCTCTGGCACGGCCCCTGCTTGGGGACGGGCTCCGCCACGCGCGGCCCGGCCATGCGTGGCGGAGCCGCTGACCATCAACCCGTAACCAAGGAGGTTTTTCGTCCGGACTCAGGTCGTGAACGGAAACGCGGTGTCCGGAAATACCGCACGGCGGACCAAAACACGGCGGACCGATTGCCCGCGTCATTTTCCACTCATGGATGTGTCCCCTCCACCAGAGCCGGGCATGCCTTACCCCAACGCATCGAGGTCAACGATCATGGTTCAGAAATTGTTGAAAATCATCGTGCCCACCATCATCATGGTACTTTTCGCCGCCTGTTGCTCCGCCGCCGAGGCGGCCGAGCCTCCGGTCATGAACGCCTACATCACCCTGGCCATTCTCGGCGTGGCCGGCATCCTCTTTTTCACCGAACTCGTGCCCCTGCCCATCACGGCCATGCTCGTGCCCGTGGCGCTGAGCATTTTCAACATCATTCCGGCCAAGGCCGCTTTCGCCAATTTCGGCAACGAATGGGTGGTCATCTTCATGGCCATGTTCGTGGTCGGCGAGGCCACCTTTGTCACGGGCTTCGCGGACAAGGTCGGCGCCCTCACGGTCAAGTTGTCCGGCGGTAACGAGGTCAAGCTGCTTCTTTTCTCCATGATCGCCATCGGCGGTCTGTCCGCCTTTCTGTCCAACACCGGGACCACGGTCGTGGCCATTCCCATGATCATGGGAATGTGCGCCAAGGCCGGCATCAAGCCGGGAAAAATTCTCATGCCCGTGGCCTTTGCCGCCGGCCTGGGCGGCGCGATCACTCTGGTCGGTACCCCGCCCAACGGCCTGGTCAATTCCGTGCTGTCCAAGATGGCCAGCGAAGGCTACCAGCCCTTCGGTTTTTTTGAGTTCGCCAAGTTCGGTATCCCGCTGACCATCGTCGGTATTCTTTATTTCGCCCTGATCGGGAAAAACTTTCTACCCGATACCGGCAACGGTTTTGATCTGGACCAGGACGAAAAGCTGGCCACCCAGGTTCCCAAGGTCAAACGCCCGGAAAAAATGGGCATCTGCCTGGCCATCTTCGCCTTTGTCGTGGCGGTCATGGCCACGGAATTCATGCCTCTGGTCACGGCGGCCATGCTCGGCGCCTGTCTCATGGTCATCACCGGCTGCATGACCATGAAGGAAGCCTTCAAATCCATCGACTGGACAACCATTTTTCTGTTCGCCGGCACCCTGGCCCTGTCCGCGGCCCTGGACAAAAGTGGCGCGGCCAAGCTCATCGCCACGGCCGTGGTCTCCCAGGTCAGCGATCCGTACATGCTCATGGCCGTGGTCTGTGGCCTGACGGCCATTGTCACCAACTTTATGTCCAACACGGCCACGGCCGCCCTGATGGCACCCCTGGCCGTGCCCATTGCCATGCAGGGCGGCGTCTCGCCCCTGCCGCTTTTGATGGGCATCGCCATGAGCGCCTCGGCCTGTTTCCTGACCCCCATCGCCACCCCGCCCAACACCATCGTGCTGGGCCCCGGCAAGTACAAATTCATGGACTATTTCAAGGCCGGCTGG
Proteins encoded:
- a CDS encoding response regulator, which gives rise to MFNLRTYRPLLSSSIIGRIAVLLVFLIVFAGAICVVYTHHIRKTLRETQDAARGMMLEDRQRTLIAAVQSMSGALGQMLAAQPPGQDPRELLRRVLDTARYEDNGYFFAYDTRGVNVVHPFFHEFQGQARLDIQDDAGRKYIRELTEKAMAGGGFVEYDFYKPGESERRTKLVYAHPIPGSDIWLASGLYIDDIEREQHQFAGIFARIHRQAILTVGWGVLMVLVLVVLPVSLFMARSIIKPWRQLERELIQAQKMEAIGIFAGGIAHDFSNVLGAISSCAELAMLDLPASHALHEDLRQISRAANRGKNLVRRIKKFSSTGDAPRRTVNLASIVEECMDFVQTVIPANVEVRRQIRGGKIWVTADPDQLLQVVMNLCTNAEQAMRGRKGVLTVCLDIIDLDAIEAQTMGLRAGLHARLSIQDNGVGMNPAVQKRIFEPFFTSRQSSGGTGLGLSMTQSIVTMHGGGITVASRPDQGTTFHVLLPCARRTEDELTEDRHRELPGGSESLLVVDDDADLRLSLAKLFTRLGYTVSAKADGAEALDLFLNDPDRFDLVFTDQVMPRMSGVELIAEIRKARPRLPIILCSGFEEEDLTHRLPQNLDDAGVAVFFRKPFDSADVCQGVRDLLDKRRGGDFCPSGDPCPRF
- a CDS encoding DedA family protein — encoded protein: MHELIDWLLATVGGMGYGGIFLLMAMESSILPVPSELVMPPAGYLAHRGEMNAWVAIACGTLGSLVGAYANYFAARYLGRPLVLKYGRFVGISEEKFSRVERFFLRHGEISTFIGRLLPVIRHLISLPAGMAGMGHLRFSLYTLLGAGIWCTVLTGIGYAIGENQALILRYSHVALTLTIIGCGLILAVYILVQRRKRQSAA
- a CDS encoding SLC13/DASS family transporter, producing MVQKLLKIIVPTIIMVLFAACCSAAEAAEPPVMNAYITLAILGVAGILFFTELVPLPITAMLVPVALSIFNIIPAKAAFANFGNEWVVIFMAMFVVGEATFVTGFADKVGALTVKLSGGNEVKLLLFSMIAIGGLSAFLSNTGTTVVAIPMIMGMCAKAGIKPGKILMPVAFAAGLGGAITLVGTPPNGLVNSVLSKMASEGYQPFGFFEFAKFGIPLTIVGILYFALIGKNFLPDTGNGFDLDQDEKLATQVPKVKRPEKMGICLAIFAFVVAVMATEFMPLVTAAMLGACLMVITGCMTMKEAFKSIDWTTIFLFAGTLALSAALDKSGAAKLIATAVVSQVSDPYMLMAVVCGLTAIVTNFMSNTATAALMAPLAVPIAMQGGVSPLPLLMGIAMSASACFLTPIATPPNTIVLGPGKYKFMDYFKAGWPLQIISYIMCVVFIPMIWKF
- a CDS encoding MarC family protein — encoded protein: MLNLFISLAIKLFFLLTPFFVLSVFLSMTEHMDKADQRRVAIRTTASVGIISLILYFAGNPIFSTLGITLDGFRIGAGSLLFLSGVSLVSGKRSSQEVAPDMDFAVVPLAIPITVGPATIGTLLILGAELGGPKERLIGAAALLCACLCVGVILRSARVLKKLLGSVGLSIMTKITGLVLSALAAQIVFTGIKNFLG
- a CDS encoding sigma-54-dependent Fis family transcriptional regulator, whose translation is MPTILIIDDDESMCHVLTRTVKRMGCEAVAVGTLAAGRSQARARSFDVVFLDVRLPDGNGLTMLRELLVQPSRPEIIIITGQGDPAGAELAISNGAWDYIEKTYSIQRISLTLKRALEYREARVEVRRVRGDQLSRERIIGASPSLLRALDQAALAAQGEAGVLLTGETGTGKELFARAIHQNSPRASGPFVVVDCAALPESIAQSILFGHKKGAFTGAEKDQSGLIPQADKGTLFLDEVGELPLAVQKNFLRAIQERTVRSLGDRDEKKSDFRLVAATNRDLEGMVEAGTFRDDLLYRLRGIHIHLPPLRERAGDIRLLAAHFLESRADGLPKTPSPDFLETLDAYDWPGNVRELIHALDHVRAVACLDPSFYPQHLPAPLRAKVARRRMAASQAVDRLPEPVSATGDIPRLQSYREEIWARAESEYLRGLLDSTGGNVKAAIHLSGLSQSRLYALLKKHGLIPRPNEK